The genomic segment TATACGCACCGGTCGCGGCATCCATCAGATGAATGCCGGCTATATCACATTCCCCGCGGGCCGCTGCCGTCAGTCCCCCCAGGCTGCCGACGTTGAGCACCTTGACCGCAAACCCGCGTTCTTCCATCCGCGACAACAAAAAATCCAAGCCGACACAATGGCTGCCAATGGCGACGAAATCCGCCGGCCGCAATTCGCGGGAAAGAAGTTTCACTTCAACGCGCGTGTCGGCATCCAGGATTTCCGTTTGCGAATCAATCGTGAGAAACCCATCCGCCCCGCTGAACGTCGTGACCGACCCCGAGCCTTTGCCCATTGGATACGCCGCCAAATCGTCGCCGCGGCGCACTAAACTGACAAGCAGATATTCCGTACGGCCCCGTTCAGAGTTCACCCGCAGTGGCAACGTAGCGGTCACCGTCGCCGCTTGGGCATCTTTGCGGGCCGCCAGCGCGCGAATCACGGGGGCGACGAATTCGTGAAACGTGAAAATCGCCGACGTGGGAAATCCCGGCAAAATCACAATCGGTTTGCCGACGGTGACAGCGAGACAGATCGGCTTGCCCGGCTTCAAAGCCACGCCGTGCGCGACAATGCCGGGGTCTGAAAGTTCGCTGACCACGCGGTACGAGAGATCCCCTGCCCCTTTCGACGTTCCACCCGAGAGCACGACAATATCGCAATCAAGCCCCTGTTGGACAGCCGCCCGCAATTTCGTTTCATCGTCGGCAATCACCCCCAGCGGAACCGGTTCGCCGCCCAATTCTTCCACAGCGGCCGACACGATCGCAGCGTTGGAATCGTAAACCGCGCCGGGCGTACTCGGTGCGCCGGGAGGAATGATTTCGCTACCGGTCGAGATCACTGCCACGCGCGGTTTGCGAAACACCTCGACACGGTCCCGCCCAATTGCCGCCAAGACACCGATCTCCCGCGAGGTGAGCAATGCCCCGCGCCGCAAAACCGTTTCTCCCTTGGCAATGTCCGTACCGGCAAACGTAATATGTCCGCCCGCCGCAACAGCGCGGTTGATTTCCAACCTGCGATCCGCAGCATCAGCAACGACATCGGTATGTTCAATCATCACAATCGCATCCGCACCGCGCGGCACAACGGCGCCGGTGGCAATAGGCGTCGCCGTCCCCGGCTGGACCACGATCCCCGCTTGCACGCCGGGCGTGATGACTTCGTCGTTGAGTGAAACGGACCGCGGTGCATCTTCGCTGGCACCGAATGTATCAGCCGCCTGGACCGCGAAACCATCGACGTTCGCCCGATCAAATCCCGGCACATCAACCGTTGCCCGGATCTCATCCGACAAGACACGATTGAGCGATCCGCTGAGTGTCACGGTTTCCGTACCCAACGGTTGCAGCGTCAAATGGGCATGAAATCGCGCACGGGCTTCGTCCCGATCAATCACATCCAAAAACTGCTGCTGCCGTGCGGCCTCATCAAGATTGTGCAAAGACATGTAATCCGCCAAAGGGAAGCTTACGAGATCGAATCATACTGATAATACGTCACCTCACCACCCGGCGCGACGCCTTCACTCGACTCGGGAACAATGACAAAGCCATCCGCCCGCGTGGTGGAGGACAAGATCGAAGCGCCGCCGACAGCCAATGGTTCGACGCGACCATCGACAATGGCCACGCGGACATAATCCATACGGCCGACAGCCGAAACAATTTTACGTCCCACCGGTACGCTTCGACGAGCATACGGCCAGTCGGCACTGCGTCCGCCCAACAACCGGATTGCTCGGCCGGCGAAAAAGTCATACGCACAGAGGCACGAGACCGGATTGCCAGGTAATAAAAACACCAACCGCTTGCCGATTGTTCCCATGCCGGCCGGACTGGAGGGTCGCATGGCAATGCCGTGAATCGCCAATTCGCCTTCGGCCGCTAAAACCATCGGAGCATGATCCTCCGCACCGACACTCGACCCGCCGGTCACCAACACCACATCGGCGCCCGGGGCGATCAGCGCTTCTCGAATCGCCTCTCGCGAATCGGCAAGCGCGGAACAGGATTCCAGCTCGCCGCCATCTCGGGCAATCAGTCCGCCGAGTAGGTGCGAATTAGCATCGAAGATCTGATGCGGCTTACGTTCACTCCCCGGTTGTACGATCTCGTTTCCGGTCGCCAGAATTCTTACCCGCGGTTGTCGAATTATCGGCACAGTCGCGCAGCCCACCGACGCCAATAAACCGACATCCTGCGGACGCAAGCGGCGGCCGGCGGCGGCAATTGTTGTGCCCTGTTTGACATCTTCACCACGGGGAGCGACATGCTTCTGCGGAGCGACGGCGGTGCTGATCTCGACACGATTGTCGTTCTCGCTGGCATACTCCGCTGGCAACACAGCATCGGCGCCGTCGGGAATGGGGGCTCCGGTCATGATCCGCACCGCTTGTCCGGCTTGCACACCGCCCGCGAACGCATGTCCCGGCAACGATTCTCCCACGATGTCAAAGGCAAGCCGGTTATAATCCCCCGCCCCGGTCGTCTCCGCGCCCCGCAATGCATAACCGTCCATCGCCGCACGGTAAAATTCGGGGACGTCGATGGTCGAGACAACATCGGCCGCCAACACCCGACCATGCGCTTCAGCTATCTCCACCTCTTCGCCGGAGAGCGGAATGCACTGTTGATCGATCCACTCCCGGACCTGCGCAACGAGTGCCCGCGCGGAAAAACCGCGCATGCGGACATCGAGATGGGAGGAAGAACCGCCGGTCATTGTTGTTCCATGGCAAAGCCCGCTGCTGCAAGGGCAGCTTGATAGTCTTCAGGGGTATTCGTATTCCTCAGCGAGTCCAACGCGGGGTCCGTGCAGCGCAGGTCCTCGACGTCTATCTCACAAACGTCCGACGATTCCAACAAAAAAAAGGG from the Symmachiella macrocystis genome contains:
- a CDS encoding molybdopterin biosynthesis protein, with amino-acid sequence MSLHNLDEAARQQQFLDVIDRDEARARFHAHLTLQPLGTETVTLSGSLNRVLSDEIRATVDVPGFDRANVDGFAVQAADTFGASEDAPRSVSLNDEVITPGVQAGIVVQPGTATPIATGAVVPRGADAIVMIEHTDVVADAADRRLEINRAVAAGGHITFAGTDIAKGETVLRRGALLTSREIGVLAAIGRDRVEVFRKPRVAVISTGSEIIPPGAPSTPGAVYDSNAAIVSAAVEELGGEPVPLGVIADDETKLRAAVQQGLDCDIVVLSGGTSKGAGDLSYRVVSELSDPGIVAHGVALKPGKPICLAVTVGKPIVILPGFPTSAIFTFHEFVAPVIRALAARKDAQAATVTATLPLRVNSERGRTEYLLVSLVRRGDDLAAYPMGKGSGSVTTFSGADGFLTIDSQTEILDADTRVEVKLLSRELRPADFVAIGSHCVGLDFLLSRMEERGFAVKVLNVGSLGGLTAAARGECDIAGIHLMDAATGAYNRPFLKPGLTLIEGYRRLQGIVYRRGDARFENKTAEQAVAAACADAACAMVNRNTGSGTRILIDQLLAKVHPDAEAPPAGYGIQAKSHNAVAAAVARESADWGVAIETVASLYDLAFIPLQEEHYDFAVPEDRAQSAAVRAFRNLLQEAEVRDELRALGFQL
- a CDS encoding molybdopterin molybdotransferase MoeA, yielding MTGGSSSHLDVRMRGFSARALVAQVREWIDQQCIPLSGEEVEIAEAHGRVLAADVVSTIDVPEFYRAAMDGYALRGAETTGAGDYNRLAFDIVGESLPGHAFAGGVQAGQAVRIMTGAPIPDGADAVLPAEYASENDNRVEISTAVAPQKHVAPRGEDVKQGTTIAAAGRRLRPQDVGLLASVGCATVPIIRQPRVRILATGNEIVQPGSERKPHQIFDANSHLLGGLIARDGGELESCSALADSREAIREALIAPGADVVLVTGGSSVGAEDHAPMVLAAEGELAIHGIAMRPSSPAGMGTIGKRLVFLLPGNPVSCLCAYDFFAGRAIRLLGGRSADWPYARRSVPVGRKIVSAVGRMDYVRVAIVDGRVEPLAVGGASILSSTTRADGFVIVPESSEGVAPGGEVTYYQYDSIS